In a genomic window of Larus michahellis chromosome 3, bLarMic1.1, whole genome shotgun sequence:
- the TJAP1 gene encoding tight junction-associated protein 1 isoform X1 translates to MGQQSGKQCPNHSHGHLGKFVSRSMETVVVCGDERHHPTCSLKSRSLERSLMFKEPPEVLTPRKFRVSSTHLPLKGILKQTNMTGTCPENLRKSRSVETLSRGRGSRKYSDPQICLSRREKHSLEHSSSGATDSVKRREKITEEKLQFSKFLDEITQRVLNPIRLRSVGETRGAEQEQNSPLFPRSSVPESQGEGHLQGVKTKRAAERTPCPSRRKAEKKCEGLGTASCQRKCAKEAERASRLRKKPIPGRKDSKEKLLSLERRVVDLCQYELQQLADQGLAGTSSGQQHSLSSWKSSAEGRRDESSACSRLLQPHHLCAKLGQKRAVEPNYSEKGSFSTPTRWSREEGPAPSRSSPSFSLALNKDPLTDAERMKLLQHENEELRRRLTYVTNKMEAMERELESGQDYLEMELGQNREELEKFKDKFRRLQNSYTASQRTNQDLEEKLHALASLSQSWIFAIKKAEMDRKTLDWEIVELTNKLLDAKTTINKLEELNERYRQDCNLAVQLLKCNKSHFRNHKFADLPYELQDMVNKHLHSTQESSGPGQEATHTLAPSDVVPTSVIARVLEKPESLVLNSAKSSSGSCPMAEDVFVHVDMSGAPPDACNSAGQMGKEGGDAGKQQNGGCKPQSSVDSMPEEVPAFEKLSPYPTPSPPHPMYPGRKVIEFSEDKVRIPKNSPLPNCTYATRQAISLSLVQSEDESCDRHQTLPNSPASEGRRSASSCSCQQSPKAARAHGSSQSSPFSSPPQIPSAFASSASSEEDLLANWQRMFVDKAPPTSERVLMNRTAFSRDTAPELQKRFSRSMQELGRAASGYSDGEESAQSCSWTVSRDSSVDTDSTESRARRSHFSSDYGTDFSQDEAQKLLQGSGEGTAEPGSPSPEKHKDYVDLGLPESPAEEREMLLQGSRETNQGGAQEECGEARVKPPFSRPHRSPKRMGVHHLHRKDSLTQAQEQGNLLS, encoded by the exons ATGGGGCAGCAAAGTGGGAAGCAATGCCCAAACCACAGTCATGGGCACCTCGGCAAATTTGTGAGCCGTAGCATGGAGACAGTTGTGGTGTGTGGAGATGAAAGACACCATCCCACTTGCTCTTTGAAGAGCAGAAGCCTGGAACGCTCACTTATGTTTAAAGAGCCTCCTGAAGTCCTGACACCAAGGAAGTTTCGGGTCTCCTCTACACACCTGCCTCTCAAAGGGATCCTGAAGCAGACCAACATGACAGGCACATGCCCTGAGAACTTACGCAAGTCCCGCTCAGTAGAGACGCTTTCCCGTGGCCGTGGCTCACGCAAGTACAGTGATCCTCAGATCTGCCTGAGCCGTAGGGAGAAGCACTCactggagcacagcagcagcgGTGCCACTGACTCTGTCAAGCGCAGGGAGAAgatcacagaggaaaaactgcagtTCTCCAAATTCCTGGATGAGATTACCCAGCGGGTGCTGAATCCCATCCGCTTGCGCTCAGTGGGAGAGACAAGGGGAGCAGAACAAGAACAGAactctccccttttccccagaAGCTCTGTGCCAGAAAGCCAAGGGGAAGGTCACCTGCAAGGGGTCAAAACCAAGCGTGCAGCTGAAAGAACCCCCTGcccaagcagaagaaaagcagaaaagaaatgtgagGGGCTGGGAACGGCTTCATGCCAGAGAAAGTGTGCCaaggaggctgagagagcttCCAGACTAAGAAAGAAACCCATCCCTGGGAGGAAGGACAGTAAGGAAAAACTCCTTTCCTTGGAGAGAAGGGTAGTAGATCTGTGTCAGtatgagctgcagcagctggcagaccaggggctggcagggacatcCTCTGGGCAGCAGCACTCACTGTCTTcatggaaaagcagtgcagagggCAGAAGGGATGAAAGCAGTGCCTGTTCACGGCTATTACAGCCACACCATCTGTGTGCTAAACTTGGGCAGAAGCGTGCAGTGGAGCCGAACTACTCAGAGAAAGGATCCTTCTCCACTCCAACACGCTGGAGTCGGGAGGAGGGGCCTGCCCCATCTAGATCCTCCCCTTCCTTCAGTCTGGCACTAAACAAG GACCCCTTGACGGATGCAGAAAGGATGAA gctgctgcagcatgAGAATGAGGAGCTGCGCCGACGGCTGACATATGTGACTAACAAAATGGAGGCGATGGAGAGGGAGCTGGAGTCAGGTCAGGACTACCTGGAGATGGAGCTGGGCCAGAACCGTGAGGAACTGGAGAAATTCAAGGACAAATTCCGTAG gtTGCAGAACAGCTACACTGCTTCCCAGAGAACCAACCAAGACCTGGAGGAGAAGTTGCATGCCCTG GCCTCTCTCAGCCAAAGCTGGATTTTTGCA ATTAAAAAGGCAGAGATGGACCGCAAGACGCTGGACTGGGAGATTGTAGAGCTCACTAATAAATTGCTTGATGCCAAAACCACCATCAATAAGCTGGAGGAGCTCAAT GAACGCTATCGACAGGACTGTAACCTCGCAGTACAGCTGCTCAAGTGTAACAAGTCCCACTTCAGGAACCATAAGTTTGCTGAT CTTCCTTATGAGCTGCAGGACATGGTCAATAAGCATTTGCACAGCACTCAGGAGTCCTCAGGCCCTGGTCAAGAGGCAACCCACACATTGGCTCCATCTGATGTTGTGCCCACCTCAGTCATTGCCAGAGTCTTGGAGAAACCAGAATCTCTGGTTCTGAATTCAGCCAAGTCTAGCAGTGGCAGCTGTCCCATGGCTGAGGATGTCTTTGTGCATGTGGACATGAGCGGAGCTCCTCCTGATGCCTGCAACAGCGCAGGgcagatggggaaggagggaggagatgcAGGGAAACAGCAGAATGGTGGCTGCAAGCCGCAGAGCAGCGTGGACAGCATGCCAGAGGAGGTGCCTGCCTTTGAGAAGCTAAGCCCGTACCCTACACCCTCACCTCCCCATCCTATGTACCCAGGGCGCAAAGTGATTGAATTCTCTGAGGATAAGGTAAGGATCCCAAAGAACAGCCCGCTACCCAACTGTACGTATGCTACGCGCCAGGCCATCTCCCTCAGCCTGGTACAGAGTGAAGACGAGAGCTGCGACAGGCACCAGACGCTCCCCAACAGCCCTGCTTCAGAAGGGCGCCGTTCAGCCTCCAGCTGTTCCTGTCAGCAGTCCCCCAAAGCAGCCAGGGCTCACGGCTCTTCCCAGAGCAGCCCGTTCAGCAGCCCTCCCCAAATCCCGAGCGCCTTCgccagctctgccagctctgaGGAGGACCTGCTGGCCAACTGGCAGCGTATGTTTGTGGACAAGGCACCCCCCACCTCAGAGCGGGTGCTGATGAACCGCACGGCCTTCAGCCGTGACACAGCCCCTGAGCTCCAGAAGAGGTTCAGCCGCTCCATGCAGGAGCTGGGTAGGGCAGCCTCGGGTTACTCGGACGGCGAGGAGTCTGCGCAGAGCTGCAGCTGGACCGTGAGCCGGGACTCGAGCGTGGACACAGACAGTACTGAGTCCAGAGCCCGCAGGAGCCATTTCTCCTCAGACTATGGTACAGATTTCTCCCAAGATGAAGCCCAGAAGCTGTTGCAGGGAAGTGGTGAAGGCACTGCTGAGCCTGGAAGCCCCTCACCAGAGAAGCACAAGGACTATGTGGACCTTGGCTTGCCTGAAAGCCCAGCTGAGGAGAGAGAAATGTtgctccagggaagcagggagaCCAACCAAGGAGGTGCCCAAGAGGAATGTGGAGAAGCCAGGGTCAAGCCTCCCTTCAGTCGGCCACACCGCAGCCCCAAGAGGATGGGGGTCCACCACTTACATCGCAAGGACAGTCTGACacaggcccaggagcagggcaACCTTCTCAGCTGA
- the TJAP1 gene encoding tight junction-associated protein 1 isoform X3, whose protein sequence is MSSTAPSKKPYRKAPPQHREIRHEVPIIRDDQDGVILAEQSQDPLTDAERMKLLQHENEELRRRLTYVTNKMEAMERELESGQDYLEMELGQNREELEKFKDKFRRLQNSYTASQRTNQDLEEKLHALASLSQSWIFAIKKAEMDRKTLDWEIVELTNKLLDAKTTINKLEELNERYRQDCNLAVQLLKCNKSHFRNHKFADLPYELQDMVNKHLHSTQESSGPGQEATHTLAPSDVVPTSVIARVLEKPESLVLNSAKSSSGSCPMAEDVFVHVDMSGAPPDACNSAGQMGKEGGDAGKQQNGGCKPQSSVDSMPEEVPAFEKLSPYPTPSPPHPMYPGRKVIEFSEDKVRIPKNSPLPNCTYATRQAISLSLVQSEDESCDRHQTLPNSPASEGRRSASSCSCQQSPKAARAHGSSQSSPFSSPPQIPSAFASSASSEEDLLANWQRMFVDKAPPTSERVLMNRTAFSRDTAPELQKRFSRSMQELGRAASGYSDGEESAQSCSWTVSRDSSVDTDSTESRARRSHFSSDYGTDFSQDEAQKLLQGSGEGTAEPGSPSPEKHKDYVDLGLPESPAEEREMLLQGSRETNQGGAQEECGEARVKPPFSRPHRSPKRMGVHHLHRKDSLTQAQEQGNLLS, encoded by the exons ATGTCGAGCACAGCTCCATCAAAGAAGCCTTACCGCAAGGCACCCCCGCAGCATCGTGAGATCCGCCATGAGGTACCCATCATTCGTGACGACCAGGACGGAGTGATCTTGGCCGAGCAGAGTCAG GACCCCTTGACGGATGCAGAAAGGATGAA gctgctgcagcatgAGAATGAGGAGCTGCGCCGACGGCTGACATATGTGACTAACAAAATGGAGGCGATGGAGAGGGAGCTGGAGTCAGGTCAGGACTACCTGGAGATGGAGCTGGGCCAGAACCGTGAGGAACTGGAGAAATTCAAGGACAAATTCCGTAG gtTGCAGAACAGCTACACTGCTTCCCAGAGAACCAACCAAGACCTGGAGGAGAAGTTGCATGCCCTG GCCTCTCTCAGCCAAAGCTGGATTTTTGCA ATTAAAAAGGCAGAGATGGACCGCAAGACGCTGGACTGGGAGATTGTAGAGCTCACTAATAAATTGCTTGATGCCAAAACCACCATCAATAAGCTGGAGGAGCTCAAT GAACGCTATCGACAGGACTGTAACCTCGCAGTACAGCTGCTCAAGTGTAACAAGTCCCACTTCAGGAACCATAAGTTTGCTGAT CTTCCTTATGAGCTGCAGGACATGGTCAATAAGCATTTGCACAGCACTCAGGAGTCCTCAGGCCCTGGTCAAGAGGCAACCCACACATTGGCTCCATCTGATGTTGTGCCCACCTCAGTCATTGCCAGAGTCTTGGAGAAACCAGAATCTCTGGTTCTGAATTCAGCCAAGTCTAGCAGTGGCAGCTGTCCCATGGCTGAGGATGTCTTTGTGCATGTGGACATGAGCGGAGCTCCTCCTGATGCCTGCAACAGCGCAGGgcagatggggaaggagggaggagatgcAGGGAAACAGCAGAATGGTGGCTGCAAGCCGCAGAGCAGCGTGGACAGCATGCCAGAGGAGGTGCCTGCCTTTGAGAAGCTAAGCCCGTACCCTACACCCTCACCTCCCCATCCTATGTACCCAGGGCGCAAAGTGATTGAATTCTCTGAGGATAAGGTAAGGATCCCAAAGAACAGCCCGCTACCCAACTGTACGTATGCTACGCGCCAGGCCATCTCCCTCAGCCTGGTACAGAGTGAAGACGAGAGCTGCGACAGGCACCAGACGCTCCCCAACAGCCCTGCTTCAGAAGGGCGCCGTTCAGCCTCCAGCTGTTCCTGTCAGCAGTCCCCCAAAGCAGCCAGGGCTCACGGCTCTTCCCAGAGCAGCCCGTTCAGCAGCCCTCCCCAAATCCCGAGCGCCTTCgccagctctgccagctctgaGGAGGACCTGCTGGCCAACTGGCAGCGTATGTTTGTGGACAAGGCACCCCCCACCTCAGAGCGGGTGCTGATGAACCGCACGGCCTTCAGCCGTGACACAGCCCCTGAGCTCCAGAAGAGGTTCAGCCGCTCCATGCAGGAGCTGGGTAGGGCAGCCTCGGGTTACTCGGACGGCGAGGAGTCTGCGCAGAGCTGCAGCTGGACCGTGAGCCGGGACTCGAGCGTGGACACAGACAGTACTGAGTCCAGAGCCCGCAGGAGCCATTTCTCCTCAGACTATGGTACAGATTTCTCCCAAGATGAAGCCCAGAAGCTGTTGCAGGGAAGTGGTGAAGGCACTGCTGAGCCTGGAAGCCCCTCACCAGAGAAGCACAAGGACTATGTGGACCTTGGCTTGCCTGAAAGCCCAGCTGAGGAGAGAGAAATGTtgctccagggaagcagggagaCCAACCAAGGAGGTGCCCAAGAGGAATGTGGAGAAGCCAGGGTCAAGCCTCCCTTCAGTCGGCCACACCGCAGCCCCAAGAGGATGGGGGTCCACCACTTACATCGCAAGGACAGTCTGACacaggcccaggagcagggcaACCTTCTCAGCTGA
- the TJAP1 gene encoding tight junction-associated protein 1 isoform X4 has protein sequence MSSTAPSKKPYRKAPPQHREIRHEVPIIRDDQDGVILAEQSQDPLTDAERMKLLQHENEELRRRLTYVTNKMEAMERELESGQDYLEMELGQNREELEKFKDKFRRLQNSYTASQRTNQDLEEKLHALIKKAEMDRKTLDWEIVELTNKLLDAKTTINKLEELNERYRQDCNLAVQLLKCNKSHFRNHKFADLPYELQDMVNKHLHSTQESSGPGQEATHTLAPSDVVPTSVIARVLEKPESLVLNSAKSSSGSCPMAEDVFVHVDMSGAPPDACNSAGQMGKEGGDAGKQQNGGCKPQSSVDSMPEEVPAFEKLSPYPTPSPPHPMYPGRKVIEFSEDKVRIPKNSPLPNCTYATRQAISLSLVQSEDESCDRHQTLPNSPASEGRRSASSCSCQQSPKAARAHGSSQSSPFSSPPQIPSAFASSASSEEDLLANWQRMFVDKAPPTSERVLMNRTAFSRDTAPELQKRFSRSMQELGRAASGYSDGEESAQSCSWTVSRDSSVDTDSTESRARRSHFSSDYGTDFSQDEAQKLLQGSGEGTAEPGSPSPEKHKDYVDLGLPESPAEEREMLLQGSRETNQGGAQEECGEARVKPPFSRPHRSPKRMGVHHLHRKDSLTQAQEQGNLLS, from the exons ATGTCGAGCACAGCTCCATCAAAGAAGCCTTACCGCAAGGCACCCCCGCAGCATCGTGAGATCCGCCATGAGGTACCCATCATTCGTGACGACCAGGACGGAGTGATCTTGGCCGAGCAGAGTCAG GACCCCTTGACGGATGCAGAAAGGATGAA gctgctgcagcatgAGAATGAGGAGCTGCGCCGACGGCTGACATATGTGACTAACAAAATGGAGGCGATGGAGAGGGAGCTGGAGTCAGGTCAGGACTACCTGGAGATGGAGCTGGGCCAGAACCGTGAGGAACTGGAGAAATTCAAGGACAAATTCCGTAG gtTGCAGAACAGCTACACTGCTTCCCAGAGAACCAACCAAGACCTGGAGGAGAAGTTGCATGCCCTG ATTAAAAAGGCAGAGATGGACCGCAAGACGCTGGACTGGGAGATTGTAGAGCTCACTAATAAATTGCTTGATGCCAAAACCACCATCAATAAGCTGGAGGAGCTCAAT GAACGCTATCGACAGGACTGTAACCTCGCAGTACAGCTGCTCAAGTGTAACAAGTCCCACTTCAGGAACCATAAGTTTGCTGAT CTTCCTTATGAGCTGCAGGACATGGTCAATAAGCATTTGCACAGCACTCAGGAGTCCTCAGGCCCTGGTCAAGAGGCAACCCACACATTGGCTCCATCTGATGTTGTGCCCACCTCAGTCATTGCCAGAGTCTTGGAGAAACCAGAATCTCTGGTTCTGAATTCAGCCAAGTCTAGCAGTGGCAGCTGTCCCATGGCTGAGGATGTCTTTGTGCATGTGGACATGAGCGGAGCTCCTCCTGATGCCTGCAACAGCGCAGGgcagatggggaaggagggaggagatgcAGGGAAACAGCAGAATGGTGGCTGCAAGCCGCAGAGCAGCGTGGACAGCATGCCAGAGGAGGTGCCTGCCTTTGAGAAGCTAAGCCCGTACCCTACACCCTCACCTCCCCATCCTATGTACCCAGGGCGCAAAGTGATTGAATTCTCTGAGGATAAGGTAAGGATCCCAAAGAACAGCCCGCTACCCAACTGTACGTATGCTACGCGCCAGGCCATCTCCCTCAGCCTGGTACAGAGTGAAGACGAGAGCTGCGACAGGCACCAGACGCTCCCCAACAGCCCTGCTTCAGAAGGGCGCCGTTCAGCCTCCAGCTGTTCCTGTCAGCAGTCCCCCAAAGCAGCCAGGGCTCACGGCTCTTCCCAGAGCAGCCCGTTCAGCAGCCCTCCCCAAATCCCGAGCGCCTTCgccagctctgccagctctgaGGAGGACCTGCTGGCCAACTGGCAGCGTATGTTTGTGGACAAGGCACCCCCCACCTCAGAGCGGGTGCTGATGAACCGCACGGCCTTCAGCCGTGACACAGCCCCTGAGCTCCAGAAGAGGTTCAGCCGCTCCATGCAGGAGCTGGGTAGGGCAGCCTCGGGTTACTCGGACGGCGAGGAGTCTGCGCAGAGCTGCAGCTGGACCGTGAGCCGGGACTCGAGCGTGGACACAGACAGTACTGAGTCCAGAGCCCGCAGGAGCCATTTCTCCTCAGACTATGGTACAGATTTCTCCCAAGATGAAGCCCAGAAGCTGTTGCAGGGAAGTGGTGAAGGCACTGCTGAGCCTGGAAGCCCCTCACCAGAGAAGCACAAGGACTATGTGGACCTTGGCTTGCCTGAAAGCCCAGCTGAGGAGAGAGAAATGTtgctccagggaagcagggagaCCAACCAAGGAGGTGCCCAAGAGGAATGTGGAGAAGCCAGGGTCAAGCCTCCCTTCAGTCGGCCACACCGCAGCCCCAAGAGGATGGGGGTCCACCACTTACATCGCAAGGACAGTCTGACacaggcccaggagcagggcaACCTTCTCAGCTGA
- the TJAP1 gene encoding tight junction-associated protein 1 isoform X2 — protein MGQQSGKQCPNHSHGHLGKFVSRSMETVVVCGDERHHPTCSLKSRSLERSLMFKEPPEVLTPRKFRVSSTHLPLKGILKQTNMTGTCPENLRKSRSVETLSRGRGSRKYSDPQICLSRREKHSLEHSSSGATDSVKRREKITEEKLQFSKFLDEITQRVLNPIRLRSVGETRGAEQEQNSPLFPRSSVPESQGEGHLQGVKTKRAAERTPCPSRRKAEKKCEGLGTASCQRKCAKEAERASRLRKKPIPGRKDSKEKLLSLERRVVDLCQYELQQLADQGLAGTSSGQQHSLSSWKSSAEGRRDESSACSRLLQPHHLCAKLGQKRAVEPNYSEKGSFSTPTRWSREEGPAPSRSSPSFSLALNKDPLTDAERMKLLQHENEELRRRLTYVTNKMEAMERELESGQDYLEMELGQNREELEKFKDKFRRLQNSYTASQRTNQDLEEKLHALIKKAEMDRKTLDWEIVELTNKLLDAKTTINKLEELNERYRQDCNLAVQLLKCNKSHFRNHKFADLPYELQDMVNKHLHSTQESSGPGQEATHTLAPSDVVPTSVIARVLEKPESLVLNSAKSSSGSCPMAEDVFVHVDMSGAPPDACNSAGQMGKEGGDAGKQQNGGCKPQSSVDSMPEEVPAFEKLSPYPTPSPPHPMYPGRKVIEFSEDKVRIPKNSPLPNCTYATRQAISLSLVQSEDESCDRHQTLPNSPASEGRRSASSCSCQQSPKAARAHGSSQSSPFSSPPQIPSAFASSASSEEDLLANWQRMFVDKAPPTSERVLMNRTAFSRDTAPELQKRFSRSMQELGRAASGYSDGEESAQSCSWTVSRDSSVDTDSTESRARRSHFSSDYGTDFSQDEAQKLLQGSGEGTAEPGSPSPEKHKDYVDLGLPESPAEEREMLLQGSRETNQGGAQEECGEARVKPPFSRPHRSPKRMGVHHLHRKDSLTQAQEQGNLLS, from the exons ATGGGGCAGCAAAGTGGGAAGCAATGCCCAAACCACAGTCATGGGCACCTCGGCAAATTTGTGAGCCGTAGCATGGAGACAGTTGTGGTGTGTGGAGATGAAAGACACCATCCCACTTGCTCTTTGAAGAGCAGAAGCCTGGAACGCTCACTTATGTTTAAAGAGCCTCCTGAAGTCCTGACACCAAGGAAGTTTCGGGTCTCCTCTACACACCTGCCTCTCAAAGGGATCCTGAAGCAGACCAACATGACAGGCACATGCCCTGAGAACTTACGCAAGTCCCGCTCAGTAGAGACGCTTTCCCGTGGCCGTGGCTCACGCAAGTACAGTGATCCTCAGATCTGCCTGAGCCGTAGGGAGAAGCACTCactggagcacagcagcagcgGTGCCACTGACTCTGTCAAGCGCAGGGAGAAgatcacagaggaaaaactgcagtTCTCCAAATTCCTGGATGAGATTACCCAGCGGGTGCTGAATCCCATCCGCTTGCGCTCAGTGGGAGAGACAAGGGGAGCAGAACAAGAACAGAactctccccttttccccagaAGCTCTGTGCCAGAAAGCCAAGGGGAAGGTCACCTGCAAGGGGTCAAAACCAAGCGTGCAGCTGAAAGAACCCCCTGcccaagcagaagaaaagcagaaaagaaatgtgagGGGCTGGGAACGGCTTCATGCCAGAGAAAGTGTGCCaaggaggctgagagagcttCCAGACTAAGAAAGAAACCCATCCCTGGGAGGAAGGACAGTAAGGAAAAACTCCTTTCCTTGGAGAGAAGGGTAGTAGATCTGTGTCAGtatgagctgcagcagctggcagaccaggggctggcagggacatcCTCTGGGCAGCAGCACTCACTGTCTTcatggaaaagcagtgcagagggCAGAAGGGATGAAAGCAGTGCCTGTTCACGGCTATTACAGCCACACCATCTGTGTGCTAAACTTGGGCAGAAGCGTGCAGTGGAGCCGAACTACTCAGAGAAAGGATCCTTCTCCACTCCAACACGCTGGAGTCGGGAGGAGGGGCCTGCCCCATCTAGATCCTCCCCTTCCTTCAGTCTGGCACTAAACAAG GACCCCTTGACGGATGCAGAAAGGATGAA gctgctgcagcatgAGAATGAGGAGCTGCGCCGACGGCTGACATATGTGACTAACAAAATGGAGGCGATGGAGAGGGAGCTGGAGTCAGGTCAGGACTACCTGGAGATGGAGCTGGGCCAGAACCGTGAGGAACTGGAGAAATTCAAGGACAAATTCCGTAG gtTGCAGAACAGCTACACTGCTTCCCAGAGAACCAACCAAGACCTGGAGGAGAAGTTGCATGCCCTG ATTAAAAAGGCAGAGATGGACCGCAAGACGCTGGACTGGGAGATTGTAGAGCTCACTAATAAATTGCTTGATGCCAAAACCACCATCAATAAGCTGGAGGAGCTCAAT GAACGCTATCGACAGGACTGTAACCTCGCAGTACAGCTGCTCAAGTGTAACAAGTCCCACTTCAGGAACCATAAGTTTGCTGAT CTTCCTTATGAGCTGCAGGACATGGTCAATAAGCATTTGCACAGCACTCAGGAGTCCTCAGGCCCTGGTCAAGAGGCAACCCACACATTGGCTCCATCTGATGTTGTGCCCACCTCAGTCATTGCCAGAGTCTTGGAGAAACCAGAATCTCTGGTTCTGAATTCAGCCAAGTCTAGCAGTGGCAGCTGTCCCATGGCTGAGGATGTCTTTGTGCATGTGGACATGAGCGGAGCTCCTCCTGATGCCTGCAACAGCGCAGGgcagatggggaaggagggaggagatgcAGGGAAACAGCAGAATGGTGGCTGCAAGCCGCAGAGCAGCGTGGACAGCATGCCAGAGGAGGTGCCTGCCTTTGAGAAGCTAAGCCCGTACCCTACACCCTCACCTCCCCATCCTATGTACCCAGGGCGCAAAGTGATTGAATTCTCTGAGGATAAGGTAAGGATCCCAAAGAACAGCCCGCTACCCAACTGTACGTATGCTACGCGCCAGGCCATCTCCCTCAGCCTGGTACAGAGTGAAGACGAGAGCTGCGACAGGCACCAGACGCTCCCCAACAGCCCTGCTTCAGAAGGGCGCCGTTCAGCCTCCAGCTGTTCCTGTCAGCAGTCCCCCAAAGCAGCCAGGGCTCACGGCTCTTCCCAGAGCAGCCCGTTCAGCAGCCCTCCCCAAATCCCGAGCGCCTTCgccagctctgccagctctgaGGAGGACCTGCTGGCCAACTGGCAGCGTATGTTTGTGGACAAGGCACCCCCCACCTCAGAGCGGGTGCTGATGAACCGCACGGCCTTCAGCCGTGACACAGCCCCTGAGCTCCAGAAGAGGTTCAGCCGCTCCATGCAGGAGCTGGGTAGGGCAGCCTCGGGTTACTCGGACGGCGAGGAGTCTGCGCAGAGCTGCAGCTGGACCGTGAGCCGGGACTCGAGCGTGGACACAGACAGTACTGAGTCCAGAGCCCGCAGGAGCCATTTCTCCTCAGACTATGGTACAGATTTCTCCCAAGATGAAGCCCAGAAGCTGTTGCAGGGAAGTGGTGAAGGCACTGCTGAGCCTGGAAGCCCCTCACCAGAGAAGCACAAGGACTATGTGGACCTTGGCTTGCCTGAAAGCCCAGCTGAGGAGAGAGAAATGTtgctccagggaagcagggagaCCAACCAAGGAGGTGCCCAAGAGGAATGTGGAGAAGCCAGGGTCAAGCCTCCCTTCAGTCGGCCACACCGCAGCCCCAAGAGGATGGGGGTCCACCACTTACATCGCAAGGACAGTCTGACacaggcccaggagcagggcaACCTTCTCAGCTGA